One part of the Lycorma delicatula isolate Av1 chromosome 7, ASM4794821v1, whole genome shotgun sequence genome encodes these proteins:
- the Gasp gene encoding chitin binding Peritrophin-A domain-containing protein Gasp isoform X1, protein MSFKSVVVCTALVAMVFFDHGSAQKEDFKCPDDYGFYPHPSSCDKYWKCDNGVAELKTCGNGLAFDDTDPKYLKENCDYLHNVDCGDRAQLEPAVSTPHCPRLYGIFPDESKCDTFWNCWNGEASRYQCSPGLAYDRESRVCMWADQVPECKVDEVGGGFNCPAAGEVSNSAGSFSRHAHPDDCRKYFICLEGIPREYGCPIGTVFKIGDSDGSGNCEDPEDVPGCEDYYGDLDLKSIRKSELLAGVGNNGGNRPTAGGKSSGPSKPRPQAQSPRPASPSPRPIPSKEYDDAN, encoded by the exons gcTCAGCTCAGAAAGAAGATTTTAAATGTCCTGATGATTATGGATTTTATCCACATCCTTCATCATGTGATAAATATTGGAAATGTGACAACGGTGTAGCGGAATTAAAAACATGCGGTAACGGTTTGGCCTTTGATGATACTGATCCTaagtacctgaaagaaaattgtgatTACTTACATAATGTTGACTGTGGTGACAGAGCTCAATTGG aaccAGCAGTAAGCACGCCACATTGTCCACGATTATACGGTATCTTCCCTGATGAAAGTAAATGTGATACATTCTGGAACTGCTGGAACGGTGAAGCCAGTAGATATCAATGTTCACCAGGTTTAGCTTATGACAGAGAATCTCGTGTTTGTATGTGGGCTGATCAAGTTCCTGAATGCAAGGTTGAtg aagttgGAGGTGGTTTCAATTGCCCAGCAGCAGGGGAAGTATCCAACTCAGCTGGTTCATTCTCAAGACACGCTCACCCCGATGACTGTCGTAAATATTTCATCTGTCTTGAAGGTATCCCAAGAGAATACGGTTGCCCAATCGGTACAGTTTTCAAGATTGGAGATAGTGATGGCTCAGGTAACTGCGAAGACCCAGAAGATGTTCCAGGATG CGAAGACTACTACGGGGATTTGGACCTTAAGAGCATAAGAAAGAGCGAATTATTAGCCGGTGTTGGAAACAATGGAGGAAATAGACCGACTGCTGGCGGTAAATCATCTGGACCGAGTAAACCACGCCCACAAGCACAAAGTCCTAGGCCAGCATCACCATCTCCAAGACCTATTCCTAGCAAGGAATACGATGATGCTAATTAA
- the Gasp gene encoding chitin binding Peritrophin-A domain-containing protein Gasp isoform X2 has translation MSFKSVVVCTALVAMVFFDHGSAQKEDFKCPDDYGFYPHPSSCDKYWKCDNGVAELKTCGNGLAFDDTDPKYLKENCDYLHNVDCGDRAQLEPAVSTPHCPRLYGIFPDESKCDTFWNCWNGEASRYQCSPGLAYDRESRVCMWADQVPECKVDEVGGGFNCPAAGEVSNSAGSFSRHAHPDDCRKYFICLEGIPREYGCPIGTVFKIGDSDGSGNCEDPEDVPGCEDYYGDIDLKALRRLGF, from the exons gcTCAGCTCAGAAAGAAGATTTTAAATGTCCTGATGATTATGGATTTTATCCACATCCTTCATCATGTGATAAATATTGGAAATGTGACAACGGTGTAGCGGAATTAAAAACATGCGGTAACGGTTTGGCCTTTGATGATACTGATCCTaagtacctgaaagaaaattgtgatTACTTACATAATGTTGACTGTGGTGACAGAGCTCAATTGG aaccAGCAGTAAGCACGCCACATTGTCCACGATTATACGGTATCTTCCCTGATGAAAGTAAATGTGATACATTCTGGAACTGCTGGAACGGTGAAGCCAGTAGATATCAATGTTCACCAGGTTTAGCTTATGACAGAGAATCTCGTGTTTGTATGTGGGCTGATCAAGTTCCTGAATGCAAGGTTGAtg aagttgGAGGTGGTTTCAATTGCCCAGCAGCAGGGGAAGTATCCAACTCAGCTGGTTCATTCTCAAGACACGCTCACCCCGATGACTGTCGTAAATATTTCATCTGTCTTGAAGGTATCCCAAGAGAATACGGTTGCCCAATCGGTACAGTTTTCAAGATTGGAGATAGTGATGGCTCAGGTAACTGCGAAGACCCAGAAGATGTTCCAGGATG cgaaGACTATTACGGAGATATCGATTTGAAAGCATTAAGAAGGCTTGGAttctaa